The following are encoded in a window of Sulfurimonas sp. C5 genomic DNA:
- a CDS encoding hydrogenase produces the protein MIKQLIKYNSNTTYFAGFLQSLIEESGISGSVSQDEHYITLKLDATQQNEAERFDRLCAKYLPHSIFLDEIETKPLEFEITPSGFIAKNFEIAPCPKCLELLTNPSSELYLDDNIVCNHYSNEGLKVDDYTTYTPHYTDQNTLLVVDSSKINELFYITQKEQEVLFSIEKPTIKVTIKDEVLKELTGKNFINIKAPYSLKSTLVALNAKESDVGYLFFDEQKPLRAVIVQDNVTIIQDAKGVTKSLETLDEESVINRFLNIKKEAGFTKAAIGANLSTHGISFLVSNELGAKKVLSLGKFDLQKTLLKMKEDPKRVKLLENFANQKENYAAFEQMHSTDLFAVLCVILELREHSFEALSDKALEFRGNGGLKIDMFFNEQGFDYESFLGSVISFYLAETDVHYLAYSIFEAFADMAISTLTQLQKKFHIDNFVMMGDMFANSVLYSRMLSKFQMQKPYFSKAIALDE, from the coding sequence ATGATAAAACAACTCATAAAATATAATAGCAATACAACATATTTTGCAGGTTTTTTACAAAGCTTGATAGAAGAAAGTGGTATAAGCGGTAGTGTTTCTCAAGATGAGCACTATATTACATTGAAATTAGATGCTACACAGCAAAATGAGGCAGAGAGATTTGACAGACTATGTGCAAAATATCTGCCGCATTCTATTTTTCTAGATGAGATCGAAACAAAGCCGTTGGAGTTTGAGATTACACCATCAGGCTTTATAGCTAAAAACTTTGAGATAGCTCCATGTCCTAAATGTTTGGAACTGCTGACAAATCCTTCTAGTGAGTTATACTTAGATGATAATATAGTGTGTAATCATTATAGTAATGAAGGTCTTAAAGTAGATGACTACACAACTTATACACCCCATTATACAGACCAAAATACACTCTTAGTCGTTGATTCTTCAAAAATTAATGAGCTTTTCTATATTACACAAAAAGAGCAAGAAGTCCTTTTTAGTATAGAAAAACCGACTATTAAAGTAACGATCAAAGATGAAGTTCTCAAAGAGTTAACTGGAAAAAACTTTATTAACATCAAAGCACCTTATAGTTTAAAAAGCACATTGGTAGCATTAAATGCAAAAGAGAGTGATGTCGGGTATCTGTTTTTTGATGAACAGAAACCTTTAAGAGCAGTTATTGTGCAAGATAATGTAACTATCATTCAAGATGCCAAAGGTGTAACGAAAAGTCTAGAAACATTAGATGAAGAGAGTGTAATCAACAGATTTTTAAACATTAAAAAAGAAGCAGGTTTTACTAAAGCTGCTATCGGGGCTAATCTCTCAACACATGGAATCTCTTTTTTAGTCTCAAATGAATTGGGAGCTAAAAAGGTATTATCTCTTGGAAAGTTCGATCTTCAAAAAACCTTGCTAAAGATGAAAGAAGATCCAAAGCGTGTAAAACTGCTTGAGAATTTTGCAAATCAAAAAGAAAATTATGCAGCTTTTGAACAGATGCATTCAACAGATCTATTTGCAGTATTATGTGTGATTTTAGAGTTAAGAGAACATAGTTTTGAGGCACTAAGTGACAAAGCATTAGAATTTAGAGGCAACGGCGGACTGAAAATTGATATGTTCTTTAACGAGCAAGGTTTTGATTACGAATCATTTTTAGGTTCCGTTATAAGTTTTTATCTGGCTGAAACAGATGTGCACTATCTTGCTTATTCTATTTTTGAAGCGTTTGCAGATATGGCTATAAGCACACTTACACAACTGCAAAAAAAATTTCATATAGATAATTTTGTGATGATGGGAGATATGTTTGCAAACAGTGTCCTTTATAGTCGCATGCTCTCAAAGTTTCAGATGCAAAAACCTTACTTTTCAAAAGCAATAGCATTAGATGAATAA
- a CDS encoding HyaD/HybD family hydrogenase maturation endopeptidase has product MKTAIIGAGTIIFQDEGVGVYASKYIEQNYTFLDDVTLVDGGVLGFGLMPYYQEYDKVIILDTLTIDDSVGSIYNLPSEELLGLGSYKQTAHEVEIVEMLEICSLLEKMADVNIIGIVPKDIITVGVGLTDELKEKFDAFISAAMDEVERNGISYRKNDTLVSLETILENYANPKSEQI; this is encoded by the coding sequence ATGAAAACAGCTATTATAGGCGCGGGAACAATTATTTTTCAGGATGAAGGGGTTGGCGTATATGCCAGTAAATATATAGAACAAAATTATACATTTCTTGATGATGTGACATTAGTCGATGGCGGAGTATTAGGTTTTGGGTTAATGCCATACTATCAAGAGTACGATAAAGTGATTATTTTAGATACTCTGACTATAGATGACAGTGTGGGTTCTATTTATAATCTTCCTTCAGAAGAGTTACTGGGGCTTGGAAGTTACAAACAAACTGCACATGAAGTTGAGATCGTAGAGATGCTGGAAATTTGTTCTCTTTTAGAAAAGATGGCAGATGTAAATATCATTGGAATAGTTCCAAAAGATATCATTACAGTCGGCGTTGGATTAACAGATGAGCTAAAAGAAAAGTTCGATGCATTTATAAGTGCAGCTATGGATGAAGTAGAAAGAAACGGGATATCGTATAGAAAAAATGATACACTTGTTTCACTAGAAACAATTTTAGAAAATTATGCAAATCCAAAAAGTGAACAGATATGA